The genomic stretch CGCGTGCAGGGGGCGATGCCGGACCGGCCGTTCATCGTTCGCGGCGCGGTGACGCGGGCGGGCCGCGCCGCAGGGCGGGTGAGGCGCAACAGTGCGAGGGCCTGCCGTGAAGGCCGCTTGGAGCCGGGCGCAAACTGTGAACATGTTCATGTTTGGCGCTGCTTCGAGCCGGCCGGGGCCACCTTTTGGCGCCCGCTACAGGCCCTGTTCCTGCCGCTGTAGATCCCGCATCGTGCGCCATCAGAAGTGCCTTGACGCGGCAAGGATCGCGTTTCTGCTCTTACCGGCGGTAGCCCGGCGACGCGAGGCGTTCGTCTCGGCCATGCAACAGCCGCCGCAACGGCGTGCGGCAGGGCTTACGTGAAGAAGGCGGTCAGGGCAGCGTCCGGCAGCGTGCGGCCGGTCCGGTGCGCGCGCGCCAGCACATGCCAGTAGTAGCGATAGCTGGCACGGTCGTGCAAGGTGTCAGTGCCGCGCGTCTTGTGCCGGATGGGCCCCCACGCGGCGGCCTGGGCGGCCAGCAGGATCTCGGCCGCGGCTTCCACCTCAGCCTCGTCCGGCGCGAAGGCCTCGACGATGGTTCGGATCTGGTTCGGGTGGATGCTCCACATCCGCGTGTAGCCCAGCTCACGTGCCGCTTTGCTGGCGGCCGCGCGCAGCGCGTCGAGGTCGTTGAACTCGGTGACGACACAGTGCGAAGGCGTCTTGGCGGCCGCATGGCAGGCGGCGGCGATCTCCAGCTTGGCGCGCAGCACCAGCGGGTGCGAGAACTGGCCCCCTGCGGTCATGCCGCTGGCGGGAATCGCGCCGCGGTGGGCCGAGACGAAATCCATCAGCCCGAACGAGACCGACTCGATGCGGGGGTGGGCTGCGATCGCCCACACGTCGCGCAGCGC from Caldimonas brevitalea encodes the following:
- a CDS encoding HpcH/HpaI aldolase/citrate lyase family protein — translated: MTSATTPSPAPLHPAQALFGASDLPSALPACDHYAGVEARMRKSLALQAELGERYGGAVFDATLDAEDGAPVGGELEHALLMAELVASSENRYGRVGARVHPVGHRCFDEEVHALLSRCGERLAYLMVPKPEHLDDVRQACDRIDAIAASLGLQRRVPVHVLVETHGALRDVWAIAAHPRIESVSFGLMDFVSAHRGAIPASGMTAGGQFSHPLVLRAKLEIAAACHAAAKTPSHCVVTEFNDLDALRAAASKAARELGYTRMWSIHPNQIRTIVEAFAPDEAEVEAAAEILLAAQAAAWGPIRHKTRGTDTLHDRASYRYYWHVLARAHRTGRTLPDAALTAFFT